A window of Jannaschia sp. M317 contains these coding sequences:
- the ctlX gene encoding citrulline utilization hydrolase CtlX — protein sequence MASVQAPSAVVMIRPLAFRSNPETRADNGFQTGGGSVEEPGRATAEFDAVVASLRAEGVTVHVHEDDGSRDTPDSVFPNNWFSTHAGGHIAVYPMFPENRRRERRWDVIEQLKQDYRVQDVIDYSGLERDGLALEGTGAMVLDHIGRVAYVARSNRADPVILERFCTHFGYEPMAFDARDARGMRVYHTNVILTIGTGFALICLDMIDDPDRRAEVAERLAEDGRDVIDLTPAQIDGFAGNALELAGRDGAVLALSARAHAVLSDAQRARITAHARLLPMPVPTIETAGGSIRCMLAGVHLSPRKAKP from the coding sequence ATGGCATCCGTTCAGGCCCCCTCTGCCGTTGTGATGATCCGGCCGCTGGCGTTTCGGTCCAACCCCGAAACCCGCGCCGACAACGGCTTTCAGACCGGCGGCGGCAGTGTCGAGGAACCGGGCCGTGCAACGGCGGAATTCGATGCCGTGGTTGCCAGCCTGCGGGCCGAGGGCGTGACGGTTCATGTCCATGAGGACGACGGCAGCCGCGACACCCCCGACAGCGTGTTTCCGAACAACTGGTTTTCGACCCATGCGGGCGGACATATCGCGGTCTATCCGATGTTCCCCGAAAACCGCCGCCGGGAACGGCGCTGGGATGTGATCGAACAGCTGAAGCAGGACTACCGGGTTCAGGACGTGATCGATTATTCCGGGTTGGAGCGGGACGGCCTGGCCCTGGAAGGCACCGGGGCCATGGTTCTCGACCACATCGGGCGGGTGGCCTATGTGGCGCGGTCGAACCGCGCCGATCCCGTTATCCTGGAGCGGTTCTGCACCCACTTCGGTTATGAACCCATGGCGTTCGATGCGCGCGACGCACGGGGGATGAGAGTCTATCATACCAACGTCATCCTGACGATCGGGACCGGCTTTGCGCTGATCTGTCTCGACATGATCGACGATCCCGACCGCCGCGCCGAGGTGGCCGAGCGTCTGGCCGAGGATGGCCGGGACGTCATCGACCTGACCCCGGCACAGATCGACGGCTTTGCCGGCAACGCGCTGGAACTTGCCGGACGCGACGGTGCCGTCCTGGCGCTTTCGGCCCGCGCGCACGCCGTCCTGAGCGACGCGCAGCGGGCGCGCATTACCGCGCACGCCCGGCTGTTGCCGATGCCCGTGCCCACCATAGAAACCGCCGGCGGATCGATCCGCTGCATGCTGGCGGGCGTTCATCTTTCGCCTCGAAAGGCCAAGCCATGA
- a CDS encoding ornithine cyclodeaminase, with the protein MTLSPSRLAMVPFVSVHDMMKIVNETGVAETIAAIADRIEADFLRWEDFDKVARVPSHSEEGVIELMPTSDGEFYGFKYVNGHPANMARGFQTVTAFGVLARVDNGYPVMLTEMTVLTALRTAAMSVVAARHLAPKGARVMAMIGNGAQCEFQALGFHHCLGIEEVRLYDIDPEATAKAARNLSRTGLRVVPCTTAEEAIAGAQIITTCTADKKQATILSDNMVGAGVHLNAIGGDCPGKTELHRDILLRSDIFVEYPPQTRVEGEIQQLDPDHPVTELWRVIDGQVPGRRTDSQITLFDSVGFATEDFSALRHIYGELQRTGHYLDLDMLADPDDPRDLFGMVARADGAGD; encoded by the coding sequence ATGACCCTCTCCCCCTCCCGCCTGGCGATGGTGCCCTTCGTGTCTGTCCACGACATGATGAAGATCGTGAACGAGACCGGCGTGGCCGAAACCATCGCCGCCATCGCCGACCGGATCGAGGCGGATTTCCTGCGCTGGGAAGACTTCGACAAGGTGGCGCGCGTGCCCTCCCACTCCGAGGAAGGCGTGATCGAGTTGATGCCGACGTCGGACGGGGAATTCTACGGTTTCAAATACGTCAACGGTCACCCGGCCAACATGGCGCGCGGCTTTCAGACGGTCACGGCCTTTGGCGTGCTGGCGCGGGTCGATAACGGCTATCCGGTGATGCTGACGGAAATGACGGTGCTGACGGCGCTGCGCACGGCGGCCATGTCGGTCGTCGCCGCCCGCCACCTGGCCCCAAAGGGGGCCCGCGTCATGGCCATGATCGGCAACGGCGCGCAATGCGAGTTCCAGGCGCTGGGCTTCCATCACTGCCTGGGGATCGAGGAGGTGCGGCTTTACGATATCGACCCGGAGGCCACCGCCAAGGCCGCGCGCAACCTGTCGCGCACCGGCCTGCGCGTCGTGCCCTGCACCACCGCCGAAGAGGCCATCGCCGGGGCCCAGATCATCACCACCTGCACCGCCGACAAGAAGCAGGCGACGATCCTCAGCGACAACATGGTCGGCGCGGGCGTGCACCTGAACGCCATCGGCGGCGATTGTCCCGGCAAGACGGAACTGCACCGCGACATCCTGCTGCGGTCCGACATCTTTGTCGAATACCCGCCGCAAACCCGGGTGGAGGGAGAGATCCAGCAACTGGACCCCGACCACCCGGTGACCGAGCTGTGGCGCGTCATCGACGGGCAGGTTCCGGGCCGTCGCACCGACAGCCAGATCACCCTGTTCGACAGCGTGGGCTTCGCGACCGAGGATTTCAGCGCCCTGCGTCACATCTACGGCGAGTTGCAACGCACCGGCCATTACCTCGACCTCGACATGCTGGCCGACCCGGACGACCCGCGTGACCTGTTCGGGATGGTGGCGCGGGCGGACGGCGCGGGCGACTAG
- a CDS encoding mechanosensitive ion channel family protein, whose amino-acid sequence MNELLSTEIYAGRTLGDFISFDFLAALVGDLLAAVVVLFLGFIIAGWVSRRIRAVAERHKRLDQTLFDFLSNIARYVVIGLSVLIVMSTFGIQTTSLVAVIGAAGLAIGLALQGTLSNVAAGVMLIFFRPIKLGDFVTINGESGTVKSINLNFTELASVGNVQIIIPNSEVWGNTITNFSAYPTRQAEWTFGVGYNADLHLVEKVILDTLMSDPRFLADPAPTVKVTELGASSVDFLARAWVKREDFFGYSKDMNRDVKIALDAAGVEIPFPNRTVHIIKDD is encoded by the coding sequence ATGAACGAACTGCTTTCCACCGAGATCTATGCCGGGCGCACGCTGGGCGATTTCATTTCCTTCGATTTCCTGGCGGCGCTGGTGGGCGATCTGCTGGCTGCCGTGGTGGTCCTGTTCCTCGGGTTCATCATCGCGGGTTGGGTCAGCCGTCGCATCCGCGCGGTGGCGGAACGGCACAAGCGGCTGGACCAGACGCTGTTCGACTTCCTGTCGAACATCGCGCGCTACGTCGTGATCGGCCTGTCGGTCCTGATCGTGATGAGCACCTTCGGCATTCAGACGACGTCACTGGTGGCCGTCATCGGTGCCGCCGGTCTGGCCATCGGCCTGGCCTTGCAGGGCACCCTGTCGAACGTCGCGGCGGGCGTGATGCTGATCTTTTTCCGGCCCATCAAGCTGGGCGATTTCGTCACCATCAACGGTGAAAGCGGGACGGTGAAGTCGATCAACCTGAATTTCACCGAACTGGCCAGCGTCGGTAACGTGCAGATCATCATTCCCAACTCCGAGGTTTGGGGCAACACGATCACCAACTTTTCCGCCTATCCGACGCGGCAGGCGGAATGGACGTTCGGGGTCGGCTACAATGCCGATCTGCATCTGGTCGAGAAGGTGATCCTCGACACGCTCATGTCGGACCCGCGGTTTCTGGCTGACCCGGCACCCACCGTGAAGGTGACGGAATTGGGTGCCTCTTCGGTGGATTTCCTGGCCCGCGCCTGGGTCAAGCGAGAAGATTTCTTCGGCTACAGCAAGGACATGAACCGCGACGTCAAGATCGCGCTGGATGCGGCGGGCGTCGAGATCCCGTTTCCGAACCGCACGGTGCATATCATCAAGGACGACTGA
- a CDS encoding 4a-hydroxytetrahydrobiopterin dehydratase encodes MIPDGWTERDGGLERRFRFKDFSEAWGFMTRVALAAEAADHHPDWSNVWNRVDIRLTTHDAGGLTDKDRALARAINELA; translated from the coding sequence ATGATCCCGGACGGATGGACGGAACGGGACGGCGGACTGGAGCGCCGGTTCCGGTTCAAGGATTTCTCCGAGGCCTGGGGCTTCATGACGCGCGTGGCGCTGGCCGCCGAGGCGGCGGACCATCATCCGGACTGGTCGAATGTCTGGAACCGGGTGGACATTCGCCTGACGACCCACGATGCGGGGGGCCTGACGGACAAGGACCGGGCGCTTGCTCGGGCGATCAACGAACTGGCCTGA
- a CDS encoding glycosyltransferase — protein sequence MRILFTCIKSESHFRPLLPLARGMHARGHDVRFAAIAPMAEMIKGHGFPHLVMDGPSDADRAAFSAMVRDLPKSEIADAYVPEFFMGLLPRAALPSLLPQLADWRPDLIVRETCELAGYLAGELQGIRHVRMEILNAWSEDLFATRFPQVLDALRAYVGLPKRRRGPFVDEAAFTLHPAQLDRVDRTGTQTPFRFRPATSAAPAGTQTDWLPQDGTPLIYATFGTVTANQTNPPPIYADTIAALADLPVSVLLTVGRDAPDALMDCAAPNIIVRRFVPQDQVFPHARLVLCHGGSGTVLAAMGAGVPMVVAPSIADQPDNAHCIAAAGLGIAVPDADATSIRAAVVAALADDSLQSQAAAVARQIAETPDLEAALDRLEAFHAT from the coding sequence ATGCGCATTCTCTTTACCTGCATCAAGTCGGAAAGCCATTTTCGACCGCTCCTGCCGTTGGCGCGGGGGATGCACGCGCGCGGTCATGACGTGCGGTTCGCCGCCATTGCGCCGATGGCCGAAATGATCAAGGGGCACGGCTTTCCACATCTGGTGATGGACGGCCCGTCGGACGCTGATCGCGCGGCCTTTTCCGCCATGGTCCGTGACCTGCCGAAATCAGAGATCGCGGATGCCTATGTGCCGGAGTTCTTCATGGGGCTGCTGCCTCGCGCGGCCTTGCCCAGCCTTTTGCCGCAACTGGCGGATTGGCGTCCCGACCTGATCGTCCGGGAGACGTGCGAGCTTGCCGGCTACCTCGCCGGGGAATTGCAGGGCATTCGCCATGTGCGCATGGAAATCCTGAACGCCTGGTCCGAAGACCTCTTTGCGACCCGCTTCCCGCAGGTGCTGGACGCGTTGCGGGCGTATGTCGGTCTGCCCAAGCGCCGCCGCGGCCCTTTTGTCGATGAGGCGGCCTTCACCCTTCATCCCGCACAGCTCGACCGCGTTGACCGAACCGGGACGCAGACCCCCTTTCGGTTTCGACCTGCCACAAGCGCCGCCCCCGCCGGGACGCAGACGGATTGGCTGCCGCAGGACGGCACTCCGCTGATCTATGCCACCTTCGGTACCGTTACCGCGAACCAGACGAACCCGCCGCCGATCTATGCCGACACGATCGCCGCGCTGGCCGATTTGCCGGTCTCGGTCCTGTTGACGGTTGGGCGGGACGCGCCGGACGCCCTGATGGACTGCGCCGCCCCGAATATCATCGTGCGTCGCTTTGTGCCGCAGGATCAGGTGTTTCCGCATGCACGGCTCGTGCTTTGCCACGGTGGGTCCGGCACCGTGTTGGCGGCCATGGGCGCAGGCGTGCCGATGGTGGTCGCGCCCTCCATTGCGGATCAGCCGGACAACGCACATTGCATCGCCGCCGCCGGTCTGGGCATTGCCGTGCCGGATGCCGATGCCACATCGATCCGCGCGGCCGTCGTCGCAGCCCTGGCGGACGACAGCTTGCAATCGCAGGCCGCAGCGGTCGCCCGGCAGATCGCCGAGACGCCGGACCTTGAGGCCGCGCTGGACCGGTTGGAGGCGTTTCACGCAACGTGA
- the rocF gene encoding arginase → MTKTISLIGAPIQTGAWRRGCLMGPDALRTAGLRQALVDLGHDVTDRGNVAPLAAEVPPARNTAIRDLSLCAGWVGALQAEAGRVAAHDIPIFLGGDHLMAAGTVPAMAARAEAAGRPLFVLWLDAHSDIHDFDSTDTGNLHGTPVAYFTGLSDFSPQFPVLPARVDPANICMIGLRSVDPHEKSVLAATDIQVADMRAIDEHGIATPLRAFLDRVEAANGHLHVSFDVDFLDPDIAPAVGTTVPGGATFREAHLVMEWLHDSGLVTSLDIAELNPFMDDRGKTARLMVDFVASLFGKSVLDRPTRG, encoded by the coding sequence ATGACCAAGACCATTTCCCTGATCGGTGCGCCGATCCAGACCGGAGCCTGGCGGAGGGGCTGCCTGATGGGTCCCGATGCCCTGCGCACGGCAGGATTGCGCCAGGCGTTGGTCGACCTGGGCCATGATGTCACCGACCGGGGCAACGTGGCCCCGCTGGCCGCCGAGGTGCCACCCGCGCGCAACACTGCGATCCGTGATCTGTCGCTCTGTGCCGGGTGGGTTGGTGCCCTGCAGGCAGAGGCAGGGCGCGTCGCGGCCCATGACATCCCGATCTTTCTGGGCGGTGATCACCTGATGGCTGCGGGCACCGTTCCTGCCATGGCCGCCCGCGCCGAGGCGGCGGGCCGACCGCTGTTCGTGCTGTGGCTGGACGCCCATTCGGACATCCACGATTTCGACAGCACCGACACCGGCAACCTGCATGGTACGCCGGTTGCCTATTTCACCGGGCTGTCCGACTTTTCCCCGCAGTTCCCTGTGCTGCCTGCACGCGTCGACCCGGCCAACATCTGCATGATCGGGCTGCGGTCGGTGGACCCGCACGAGAAATCGGTGCTGGCCGCGACCGACATTCAGGTCGCGGACATGCGCGCGATCGACGAACATGGCATCGCCACGCCGCTGCGCGCCTTTCTCGACCGGGTAGAGGCCGCGAATGGGCATCTGCACGTCAGCTTCGATGTCGATTTCCTTGACCCCGACATCGCCCCCGCCGTGGGCACCACCGTGCCCGGCGGTGCCACCTTCCGCGAGGCGCATCTGGTGATGGAATGGCTGCACGACAGCGGCCTTGTCACCTCGCTCGACATCGCAGAGCTGAACCCCTTCATGGACGACCGTGGCAAGACGGCGCGCCTGATGGTGGATTTCGTGGCCTCGCTGTTTGGCAAATCCGTCCTCGACCGCCCGACGCGAGGCTGA